A single genomic interval of Meles meles chromosome 9, mMelMel3.1 paternal haplotype, whole genome shotgun sequence harbors:
- the LOC123950909 gene encoding uncharacterized protein LOC123950909 — protein sequence MAARQPGWQEVGRLGGDHRPQTRELRGAGGDPQARLPSRRKADAEVGGADSCCAVRDAEGQNALLGSGRQGVAGDAAGSGSRRLKAGARGPALRSEECGEEARADALRACSPEQVGEGVPGTSTSRFNADPAEPAEAGAGDSAGERALGPDEAAGGRSRPPEKRKGVNSGTGRASAAGSWCRVHTVRVTVSRRKGRRQWRGREAEAGAEGRFELVSGQTRPEEQRLRPRVRRC from the exons ATGGCGGCGCGGCAACCAGGGTGGCAGGAA GTTGGGCGACTAGGAGGCGACCATCGGCCACAAACCAGAGAGCTCAGAGGCGCAGGCGGAGACCCGCAGGCCCGGCTCCCCTCCCGCAGAAAGGCTGACGCGGAGGTCGGTGGCGCCGACAGCTGCTGCGCGGTCAGGGACGCTGAGGGCCAGAACGCGCTCCTCGGATCTGGCCGCCAGGGGGTCGCTGGTGACGCTGCTGGGTCAGGTTCCAGGCGGCTGAAGGCCGGAGCCCGCGGGCCTGCGCTGCGGAGCGAAGAGTGCGGTGAGGAAGCGCGGGCAGACGCGCTGAGAGCGTGTTCTCCAGAGCAGGTCGGAGAGGGCGTCCCCGGGACAAGCACGAGCCGCTTCAATGCGGATCCCGCGGAGCCGGCAGAAGCAGGCGCCGGCGACAGCGCAGGAGAACGAGCCCTCGGGCCGGATGAGGCGGCGGGAGGAAGGAGCCGTCCTCCTGAGAAGCGCAAGGGGGTGAACTCCGGCACGGGCCGGGCATCGGCAGCCGGAAGCTGGTGCCGTGTCCACACCGTGCGCGTGACTGTCTCCAGGCGCAAGGGGCGTCGCCAATGGCGGGGCCGGGAGGCTGAGGCGGGAGCGGAGGGAAGGTTCGAGCTGGTGTCAGGGCAGACCCGGCCGGAGGAGCAGCGGCTGCGGCCCCGCGTCCGGCGCTGCTGA